The genomic stretch GCTGCGGGCGGGGGCACCCCAGGTGGACCCGGCCGACGTCGACCGTGCAGTGGCGGAGGGGCCGCGTTGACACAGAACCTGGCGCGTACTGTTTTCCTGCTCGCCCACACCGGGCGGCCCGCGGCGATCCGCAGTGCGGAACTCGTCGTCAAGGGCCTGCTGCGGCATGACATCGGGGTGCGGGTGCTGGAGGAGGAGGCGCGCGACCTGCCGTTGCCTGACGAGGTGGTGCTGGTCAAGGAGGCGACTCCGCAGTGCCTCGACGGCTGCGAGCTGCTGATCGTGCTCGGCGGCGACGGCACGCTGCTGCGGGGGGCGGAGTTCGCCAGGGCCTCGGGGGTGCCGATGCTCGGCGTCAACCTCGGCCGCGTGGGGTTCCTCGCGGAGGCCGAGCGGGACGACCTCGATCGGGTGGTTGACCGGGTGGTGGCGCGGTCGTACGAGGTCGAGGAGCGGATGACCGTCGATGTCGTCGTGCACCGCAACGGGGACCTCGTGCACACGGACTGGGCGCTGAACGAGGCGGCCGTGCAGAAGGCCGGCGCCGAGAAGCTGCTGGAAGTCGTGCTGGAGATCGACGGGCGGCCGGTGTCGGAGTTCGGGTGCGACGGGGTGATCCTGTCCACGCCCACCGGGTCCACGGCGTATGCGTTCTCCGCGGGCGGGCCCGTGGTGTGGCCCGAGGTGGAGGCGTTGTTGATGGTGCCGATCAGTGCGCACGCGCTGTTCGCCAAGCCGCTGGTCACGTCGCCGGATTCGGTGCTCGCCGTGGAAGTGCTGCCGCACATCTCGCCCGGGGTGCTGTGGTGCGACGGGCGGCGGACCGTGGAGTTGCCGCCGGGGGCGCGGGTGGAGGTGCGGCGGGGGGCCGTGCCGGTGCGGCTGGCTCGGCTGCATCACTCGTCCTTCACCGATCGGCTGGTGGCGAAGTTCGCGCTGCCGACCACGGGATGGCGGGGGGCGCCTCACTAGAAAGAGCGGCCTGTGTGCACTCGCCGCCCCGGACCTCGTATGGTCTGTTCCGTGTTGGAGGAGATGCGGATACGGTCGCTCGGGGTCATCGACGATGCCGTCGTCGAGCTGTCGCCCGGGTTCACCGCGGTCACCGGTGAGACAGGTGCGGGCAAGACCATGGTGGTCACCAGCCTGGGGCTGCTGCTCGGTGGGCGGGCGGACCCGGCGCTCGTGCGGATCGGGGCCGAGAAGGCGGTTGTGGAGGGCCGGGTCAGCGTCCCCGCGGACGCCGCCGCCGTCGTACGCGCCGAGGAGGCCGGGGCCGAGCTGGACGACGGGTCCCTGCTGATCAGCCGTACCGTTTCCGCCGAGGGCCGGTCCCGGGCCCATCTGGGCGGGCGGTCGGTGCCGGTCGGACTGCTCGCCGAGCTGGCCGACGACCTGGTGGCCGTGCACGGGCAGACCGACCAGCAGGGGCTGCTGAAGCTGTCCAGACAGCGGCAGGCGCTGGACCGGTACGCGGGCGACGCCGTCGCCGTGCCGCTCGCCAAGTACACCGAGGCCTACCGCCGGCTGCGGGCCGTCTCCGCCGAGCTGGAGGAGATCACCACGCGCGCGCGTGAGCGGGCGCAGGAAGCCGACATGCTGCGGTACGGCCTTGAGGAGATCGCCGCCGTGGAGCCGCGGGCCGGCGAGGACGTCGAGCTGGCCGAGGAGGCCGAGCGACTGGGGCACGCGGAGGCGCTGTCGTCCGCCGCGACGGCCGCGCACGCCGGGCTCGCGGGCAATCCCGAGGACCCCGAGGGGATCGACGCCTCGACCCTGGTCGCGGGGGCCCATCGGGCGCTGGAGGCCGTGCGGTCGCACGATCCGGCGCTGGCCTCCCTCGCCGATCGCATCGGCGAGATCGGGATCCTGCTCGGCGATGTCGCCGGGGAGCTGGCCGGGTACGCCGACGACCTCGACGCCGATCCGCTGCGGCTGGCCGCCGTGGAGGAGCGCAGGGCGGCCCTGAACGCGCTCACGCGGAAGTACGGCGACGACATCAACGCCGTACTGGCCTGGGCGGAGCAGGGTGCCGCCCGGCTCACCGAGCTGGACGGCGACGACGAGCGGCTGGAGGAGCTGACCGCCGAGCGGGACGCGCTCCGCACCGAACTGGGCGGGCTCGCCCAGGCGTTGACGGATGCCCGGGCCGAGGCCGCCGAGCGGTTCGCCGCCGCCGTGACGGCCGAGCTGGCCTCGCTGGCGATGCCCCACGCACGCGTGTCCTTCGCCATCCGGCAGACCGAGGACCCGGAGGGCGTCGAGGTCGGCGGGCGTGCGGTGGCGTACGGGCCGTCCGGCGTGGACGAGGTCGAGCTGCTGCTCGCCCCGCACCCGGGCGCGCCGCCCCGGCCCATCGCCAAGGGCGCGTCCGGCGGTGAACTGTCCCGCGTGATGCTCGCCGTCGAGGTCGTGTTCGCGGGCACGGACCCCGTGCCGACGTACCTCTTCGACGAGGTCGACGCCGGTGTCGGCGGCAAGGCCGCGGTCGAGATCGGGCGACGCCTCGCGAAGCTCGCCAGGACCGCACAGGTCGTCGTGGTCACCCACCTGCCCCAGGTCGCCGCCTTCGCCGACCGGCAGCTGCTGGTCGAGAAGACCAACGACGGGTCGGTCACCCGCTCCGGAGTGAAGGTGCTGGAGGGCGAGGAGCGGATCCGCGAGCTGTCCCGGATGCTGGCCGGCCAGGAGGACTCCGAGACGGCCCGCGCACACGCCGAGGAACTGCTGGCGACGGCCCGGGCGGACGGGTGAGGGGCCGGGCGGGTACCTTCGCGNNNNNNNNNNNNNNNNNNNNNNNNNNNNNNNNNNNNNNNNNNNNNNNNNNNNNNNNNNNNNNNNNNNNNNNNNNNNNNNNNNNNNNNNNNNNNNNNNNNNNNNNNNNNNNNNNNNNNNNNNNNNNNNNNNNNNNNNNNNNNNNNNNNNNNNNNNNNNNNNNNNNNNNNNNNNNNNNNNNNNNNNNNNNNNNNNNNNNNNNNNNNNNNNNNNNNNNNNNNNNNNNNNNNNNNNNNNNNNNNNNNNNNNNNNNNNNNNNNNNNNNNNNNNNNNNNNNNNNNNNNNNNNNNNNNNNNNNNNNNNNNNNNNNNNNNNNNNNNNNNNNNNNNNNNNNNNNNNNNNNNNNNNNNNNNNNNNNNNNNNNNNNNNNNNNNNNNNNNNNNNNNNNNNNNNNNNNNNNNNNNNNNNNNNNNNNNNNNNNNNNNNNNNNNNNNNNNNNNNNNNNNNNNNNNNNNNNNNNNNNNNNNNNNNNNNNNNNNNNNNNNNNNNNNNNNNNNNNNNNNNNNNNNNNNNNNNNNNNNNNNNNNNNNNNNNNNNNNNNNNNNNNNNNNNNNNNNNNNNNNNNNNNNNNNNNNNNNNNNNNNNNNNNNNNNNNNNNNNNNNNNNNNNNNNNNNNNNNNNNNNNNNNNNNNNNNNNNNNNNNNNNNNNNNNNNNNNNNNNNNNNNNNNNNNNNNNNNNNNNNNNNNNNNNNNNNNNNNNNNNNNNNNNNNNNNNNNNNNNNNNNNNNNNNNNNNNNNNNNNNNNNNNNNNNNNNNNNNNNNNNNNNNNNNNNNNNNNNNNNNNNNNNNNNNNNNNNNNNNNNNNNNNNNNNNNNNNNNNNNNNNNNNNNNNNNNNNNNNNNNNNNNNNNNNNNNNNNNNNNNNNNNNNNNNNNNNNNNNNNNNNNNNNNNNNNNNNNNNNNNNNNNNNNNNNNNNNNNNNNNNNNNNNNNNNNNNNNNNNNNNNNNNNNNNNNNNNNNNNNNNNNNNNNNNNNNNNNNNNNNNNNNNNNNNNNNNNNNNNNNNNNNNNNNNNNNNNNNNNNNNNNNNNNNNNNNNNNNNNNNNNNNNNNNNNNNNNNNNNNNNNNNNNNNNNNNNNNNNNNNNNNNNNNNNNNNNNNNNNNNNNNNNNNNNNNNNNNNNNNNNNNNNNNNNNNNNNNNNNNNNNNNNNNNNNNNNNNNNNNNNNNNNNNNNNNNNNNNNNNNNNNNNNNNNNNNNNNNNNNNNNNNNNNNNNNNNNNNNNNNNNNNNNNNNNNNNNNNNNNNNNNNNNNNNNNNNNNNNNNNNNNNNNNNNNNNNNNNNNNNNNNNNNNNNNNNNNNNNNNNNNNNNNNNNNNNNNNNNNNNNNNNNNNNNNNNNNNNNNNNNNNNNNNNNNNNNNNNNNNNNNNNNNNNNNNNNNNNNNNNNNNNNNNNNNNNNNNNNNNNNNNNNNNNNNNNNNNNNNNNNNNNNNNNNNNNNNNNNNNNNNNNNNNNNNNNNNNNNNNNNNNNNNNNNNNNNNNNNNNNNNNNNNNNNNNNNNNNNNNNNNNNNNNNNNNNNNNNNNNNNNNNNNNNNNNNNNNNNNNNNNNNNNNNNNNNNNNNNNNNNNNNNNNNNNNNNNNNNNNNNNNNNNNNNNNNNNNNNNNNNNNNNNNNCCGGAAACCGGCGCCCCGGCCTGCTGGCGCACGCCGTCGCGGTCGTGGCCGCCGCCGCATACGGCGACCGGGTCACCGCGTGGGCGCGCTCGCTGTGACCCTCTGACCTCGCCGGACGTGGTCGTACGGCGTTCGGCCGGGCCGGCTTTCCTCACCCGTGTGGGTGACGTGCTCCGGCGCATTGCCCCGGCCCGCCGCACTGTGCGCCTGCCGGATTTCCCGTAACGGCCCATCGCCCTGGCATGCTTGAGGGAACACGGTCCGCGCGGGAGGCGCGCGGGGTAGGTCCGTCCGCCCCCGTGAGCCCGCTACCTTCTGTACGTTTCCTCGTGACCGCCCATGCCGAACCAGGAGCCCCGGCCCCTTGAGCCCCCTGAGCAGCAACGCGCCGCACGGCCAGTCGACGCTGCGCACCGTACAGGTGCTGGGCGGAGGCAATGCCGCCAGCGGCGCGCATGTGCGCTCGCTGGCCGAGGGGCTCGTGGCGAGGGGCGTACGGGTCACGGTGTGCGCCCCCGTCGATGCCGACCGCGCCTACGACTTCTCCGGCGCCGGTGCCGAGCATGTGCACGTGCCGCGCAGCAGCGACCCGGCCTCCGTGGCCGCGCTGCGGGCGGTCTGCACGGACGCCGACCTGGTGCACGCGCACGGGCTGCACGCCTCCTTCCGGTCCGTGCTCGCGCTCAGCGGCCGGCGCACCCCGCTGGTGGTCACCTGGCACGACCGGGCCCAGGCGCAGGGCGCGCGGGCGCAGTTCCTGCGGCTGCTGGAGCGGCGGGTGGTGCGCACGGCGTCCGTGGTCCTCGGCACCAGCTCCGACCTGGTGGACCGGGCCCGCAGCACGGGGGCGCGGGACGCCCGGCTCGCCGCCGTCGGCCTGCCGGGACAGCGCCGGCCCGTCGTCCTCGACGACCCCGACCGGCTGCGTCCCAAGGTCCGGGCCGAACTCGGCGCCACCGGACGCCCGTTGCTGATCGCGGTCGGCTCCCTCGACCGGCACCGCGGCTACGACGTCCTGCTGGACGCGGCCCGTGCCTGGCGCGACCTCGACCCTGTGCCGCTGCTCGTCATCGCCGGGGAAGGACCGCAGCGGCCGGCGCTGCAGCGGCGGATCGAGGACGAGGGGCTGCCGGTGCGGCTCATCGGCCGCCGCGAGGACGTGCCCGAACTGCTCGCGGCCGCCGATCTGGCGCTGCTGACGAGCAGTTGGGAGTCACGGTCCGTCCTCGCACAGGAGGCGCTGTACGCGCGCGTGCCGCTCGTCGCCACCCGGGTCGGCGGCATCCCCGACCTCGTCGGCGACGCGGCCGAACTCGTCCCGTACGGCGACCCGGTGGCGCTCGCGGCCACCGTCGTACGGCTCCTCGCCGACCCCGGGCGCCGGGAGGAACTACGCGAGTCGGGCGTACGGCAGGCCGCCGGCTGGCCGACCGAGGACGAGACGGTAGCCCAAGTGCTCAGCGTGTACGACGAGTTGACCCAGCCCAGGCCACTCGCCTAGGGCCTGGCCGAACAGCACACCTAGGACACGTGCCTACGAGCCCGCAGGGCCAGGCTCAATGCCAGGACCGTCTGCGGGTCGTCGAGGTCGGTGCCCAGCAACTCCCCGATGCGGGCGAGCCGGTTGTAGAGGGTCTGCCGGTTCAGATGCAGCTCACGGGCCGTCTCCGCCTTGCGTCCGGCGTGCGCCAGATAGGTCTCCAGGGTCGGCAGCAGCGGCGGCTTGGAGCGGTGGTCGTGGTCCCGCAGCGGGCCGATCGCGCGGTCCACGAACGCGGCGAGGTCCGGGTGGTCGCGCAGCCGCCACAGCAGCAGGTCGATGTCGAGGCGGCNNNNNNNNNNNNNNNNNNNNNNNNNGAAGCCGGCCAGGATGCCCAGGACCTGCGGCACCCCGCCGCCGCCCAGCAGAGCCTCGGTGCAGCGCCGGTGCACCTCCTCGGCCCGCTGCAGCAGGGCGTAGTGGCCGTTGACGATCTCGGTGTGGATCTCCTCGGTCACCGTCACGAACGGCACCTCGCGGTGCAGCTGGACCAGCGGCAGCCCGGCCGCGCGGGCGGTGTCCACCAGGGCGGCCGGCAGCCGGGTGAAACGCGGGCCCAGCTCCACCACCAGGGCGGCGATCCCGCGCTCGGCGAGCGTGCGCACGAACGCCCGCTGCTCGGCCGGGCGGGTGCCGAGGCCGTAGCCGGTGGTGAGCAGCAGCTCGCCGCCCTTGAGCAGCGAGGCGATGTTGGGCACCTCGCCCGCGTGCACCCAGCGCACCGTGCGCCCCAGCCGGTCGGCCCCCGCCAGGATCTCCGGCAGCCCGCTGCGCAGCCCCGGCAGTTCCAGCGCCCGCTGAACGGTGATCCCGGCGCCCTGGGTGTCGAATCGGTTGTCCGTACGGCTGTCCATGCAGCGGACGCTACCTGCGCAAACGCCCTCGGGACAGCTCCCTGTCAGATGGGCTTGATGTTGTGGTTGAAGCGGAAGACGTTGTCCGGGTCGTAGCGTCGTTTCACCTTCTCCAGGCGCAGCGTGTTGCCCTCGCCCAGCCCCGCCCGCACCCGCTCCGGGCCCTCGTCGCCGATGAAGTTCAGGTACACGTCCCCGGTGCTCCATGGCCGTACGTCGGCGCACACGCCCCGCACCCACGCGATCGCCCGCTCGTCCTCGGCCGGGTCCGCCCAGATGCCGAACGGGTGCGCGGCCCAGGGCGCGTCCCGGTACGGCACCGGGTACGCGTGCGGGCCGGCGGCGATCGCCCCGCCCTGCGGGAACAGGATCTGCTGGCTGCCGGTCGGCACCGGCATGCTGTCCGCGCGGGCGCAGAAGGCGTTCACCAACTCGTCCGGCAGTCCGGTCAGATACTCCGCCGACCAGTAGTTCCGCAGTCCGGCCGGAAAGTCGAGCATGCACTGCACATCGGCGTACGGCATCGCGCCGGCCACCTCCACCTCGTGCGGCAGGGCCAGCAGCGGCTCGGCCAGCTTGCGCATGCCCTCCTCGTCACCCGCGTAGGTGAGCAACAGCCCGCACAGCAGCTTGCCGATCAGCTCCGGCGGTACGAACGCCTCGGGCGGCCCCGTTACGTACAGCACGGCGCCGCCGGCCTCGTCGGGTCCGCCGAGCACGATGTCCCGGAAGGTGCGGATCACCTCGGGGCCGAACCGCGGCCGGTACATCAGCAGGGCGACGGAGAACACCGGCAGCTCGTGCAGCTCCAGGGTGAGCGCGGTGGCGATGCCGAAGTTGCCGCCTCCGCCGTGCAGCGCCCAGAACAGCTCGGGGTTCTCGTCGGCGTTGGCGTGCACCCGCTCGGCGTCGGCGGTCACCAGTTCCACGCCGAGTAGGTTGTCCACGGCGAGGCCGAAGGCGCGGTCCAGCCAGCCGGTGCCGCCGCCGAGGACGAAGCCGCCGATCCCGGTGGTGGAGGCACGGCCGCCGGTGGTCGCGAGGCCGTACGGCTGGGTGGCCCGGTCCAGCCGGCTCATGGTGGCGCCGCCCTCGATCCGGACCGCCTCGGCCGCCGGGTCGACAGTCACCTCGTGCATCCGGCGCAGGTCCACCACGAGCGCGCCGTCACCGAGCGCCGACCCGGCCACGCTGTGCCCGCCGCCGCGCACCGCGATCGGCAGATCCAGGTCGCGGGCGAAGCGCACGGCCCGTACGACATCGGTCGCGTGCGCGCACTGGGCGATCACGGCCGGGCGCCGGTCGATCATCGCGTTGAAGACGGCCCGGGCCTCGTCGTAGCCGCGGTCCTGCGGGGCGAACACCTCGCCTGCGAGGTCTGCGCGCAACCCGGCGAGGGCCGTGCGCGCCTTGGAGGGGGAAGCCATCGCCGCCCCCCTTCCGGTGAGGTGAAGGGGGTTTTGTGCGCTACCAGCCTAGGCCGGAGCGCCCCGAAGGGGCGCGGGGAACTGCGCGACCAGCCACAACGGACCCGCAGACGACCGACACCCTGCTAGCCGCCGTAAGCGCCGGAGGCGGTCAGCCGCAGTGCCGTGTCGATCAGTGGCACATGGCTGAACGCCTGCGGGAAGTTGCCGACCTGGCGCTGCAGGCGCGGGTCCCACTCCTCGGCGAGCAGACCGAGGTCGTTGCGCAGTGCGAGGAGCTTCTCGAAGAGCTTCCTCGCCTCGTCCACCCGGCCGATCATCGCCAGGTCGTCCGCCATCCAGAACGAGCAGGCCAGGAAGGCGCCCTCGTCGCCCGGAAGGCCGTCGACGCCCGCGTGGGCGCCCTCCGTCGGATAGCGCAGGATGAACCCGTCCGGGGTGGACAGCTCGCGCTGGATCGCCTCGATGGTGCCGATGACGCGCTTGTCGTCAGGTGGCAGGAAACCCATCTGGGGGATCAGCAGCAGCGAGGCGTCCAGCTCCTGGGAGCCGTAGGACTGTGTGAAGGTGTTGCGCTCCTTGTCGTAGCCCTTCTCGCAGACGTCCCGGTGGATGTCGTCGCGCAGTTCCTTCCAGCGCTCCAGCGGGCCGTCCGCGTCCCCGGACTCGATCAGCTTGATGGTGCGGTCCACCGCGACCCAGGCCATCACCTTGGAGTGGACGAAGTGCCGGCGGGGGCCGCGCACCTCCCAGATGCCCTCGTCCGGCTCCTGCCAGTGGTCCTCCAGGTAGCGGATCAGCTTGAGCTGGAGCAGGGCCGCGTAGTCGTTGCGGGCCAGGCCCGTCATATGGGCCAGGTGCAGGGCCTCGGTGACCTCGCCGTACACGTCCAGCTGGAGCTGGTGGGCGGCGCCGTTGCCGACGCGGACCGGTGCCGAGGCCTCGTAGCCCGGCAGCCAGTCCAGCTCGGCCTCGCCCAGCTCGCGCTCGCCGGCGATGCCGTACATGATCTGCAGGTTCTCCGGGTCGCCGGCGACCGCGCGCAGCAGCCACTCGCGCCAGGCGCGGGCCTCCTCGCGGTAGCCGGTGCGCAGGAGGGAGGACAGGGTGATCGCGGCGTCGCGCAGCCAGGTGTAGCGGTAGTCCCAGTTGCGGACCCCGCCGATGTCCTCCGGGAGAGAGGTCGTCGGGGCCGCGACGATGCCGCCCGTGGGGGCGTATGTCAGGGCCTTGAGGGTGATCAGCGAGCGGACCACCGCCTCGCGGTACGGCCCGTGGTACGTGCAGTGCTCGACCCACTCGCGCCAGAAGTCCTCCGTCGCCTCCAGCGAGGCCTCCGGCTCCGGCAGCGGCGGCGGCTCCTTGTGCGAGGGCTGCCACGAGATCGTGAACGCGATCCGGTCACCCGGGGCGACCGTGAAGTCGGCGTACGTCGTCAACGACTTTCCGAAGGTCTCCGCCTCGGTGTCGAACCACACCGAGTCAGGACCGGCGACGGCGACGGTCCGCCCCTCGTGCTTGTGCACCCAGGGCACGACACGGCCGTAGGAGAACCGCATCCGCAGGGCCGAGCGCATCGGCACCCGGCCGGTGACGCCCTCCACGATCCGGATCAGCTGCGGCGCGCCCTCACGCGGGGGCATGAAGTCCGTCACCCGGACCGTGCCGCGCGGGGTGTCCCACTCCGACTCCAGGACCAGCGAGTCGCCGCGGTAGCTGCGCCGGGCCGCCGACGGCGGCTGGGCGTCGGCCGCGTGCGCCGGGCCGAGCCGCCAGAAGCCGTGTTCCTCGGTGCCCAGCAGGCCGGCGAAGATGGCATGCGAGTCGAAGCGGGGCAGGCACAGCCAGTCCACTGTGCCGTCCCGGCAGACCAGTGCGGCGGTCTGCATGTCTCCGATGAGTGCGTAGTCTTCGATGCGCCCGGCCACGTGCAACTCCAGTCGAACGGCCACGTCACCCCCGCGCAGGGGGGCGGTCGCTGGTGCGGTCAAGGGGTCGTTGTTATGCGTCGTTGAGCGGTGAAGCAAAGCAGCCCGCCGAGCCCTGAGGCAACACGACAGTCTCTGCTCAACGAACTGCCGCGCGCTCGTTGTTTCCGGTTGGTGCAGGCGGGGGTGTGCCCTCGGTCCGGCCGGGCACGGCAGCGAGTGTCCGAGCAGGATACGACGCACGTAGATGATCTGCGTGCCGCTCCGGGCAACCCGTGTGGGCCGAACGGGTGAGCAGCGGGTAATAACCGTGTGACCTGGGCGTGCCTGTGCTGACAGGGGTGGCGAGGCATTCCGTGCCCGGACGCGTGCGGAGCGTGGCCGGAAGCCATCTCGTCCAGGCGCTGATACCCTGGTAGCCCGTGGACCGGTGGGCCTGAAACCCCCGAACCGCAGCGACGGCAAAACCCCCGGAGACCTCCGGAAAGGCAGCCGTACCGCACGACAGACCGCGACCACGGGAGCCCCCTCTTGGCCATGCCGCCCGCTGCTTTTCGATCGAGCACAGCCACGACGACCAAGCACATCTTCGTCACCGGGGGCGTCGCCTCCTCGCTCGGCAAGGGCCTGACCGCCTCCAGCCTGGGCATGCTGCTCAAGGCTCGCGGTCTGCGCGTCGTGATGCAGAAGCTGGATCCGTACCTCAACGTCGATCCGGGCACGATGAACCCCTTCCAGCACGGTGAGGTCTTCGTCACCAACGACGGTGCCGAGACCGACCTGGACATCGGACACTACGAGCGCTTCCTCGACCGCGACCTGGACGGCAGCGCCAACGTCACTACAGGCCAGGTCTACTCGACCGTGATCGCCAAGGAGCGGCGCGGCGAGTACCTCGGTGACACGGTGCAGGTCATCCCGCACATCACCAACGAGATCAAGCACCGCATCCGCCGTATGGCCACCGACGAGGTGGACGTCGTCATCACCGAGGTCGGCGGCACGGTCGGTGACATCGAGTCGCTGCCGTTCCTGGAGACCGTCCGCCAGGTCCGCCACGAGGTCGGCCGGGACAACGTCTTCGTCGTCCACATCTCGCTGCTGCCGTACATCGGCCCCTCCGGCGAGCTGAAGACCAAGCCCACCCAGCACTCCGTCGCCGCGCTGCGCAACATCGGTATCCAGCCCGACGCCATCGTGCTGCGCTGCGACCGCGAGGTGCCGACCGCGATCAAGCGGAAGATCTCGCTGATGTGCGACGTCGACGAGGCCGCCGTGGTCGCCTGCCCCGACGCCCGCTCGATCTACGACATCCCGAAGGTCGTGCACACCGAGGGCCTGGACGCCTATGTCGTGCGCAAGCTCGACCTGCCGTTCCGGGACGTCGACTGGACCACCTGGGACGACCTGCTGGACCGTGTCCACAACCCCGACCACGAGATCACCCTCGCGCTGGTCGGCAAGTACATCGACCTGCCCGACGCCTATCTGTCGGTCACCGAGGCGCTGCGCGCCGGCGGCTTCGCCAACCGCGCCCGCGTGAAGATCAAGTGGGTCACCTCGGACGACTGCAAGACCCCGGCTGGTGCCAAGGCCGTGCTCGGCGACGTCGACGGCATCTGCATCCCGGGCGGCTTCGGTGACCGCGGTGTGCTCGGCAAGGTAGGCGCCATCCGTTTCGCCCGCGAGAACAAGATCCCGCTGCTCGGCCTCTGCCTGGGCCTGCAGTGCATCGTGATCGAGGCCGCGCGGAACCTGGCCGACATCCCGGACGCCAACTCCACCGAGTTCGACCCGGCCACCGGCCACCCGGTGATCTCCACCATGGCCGAGCAGATGGACATCGTCGCCGGCGAGGGCGACATGGGCGGCACCATGCGCCTCGGCATGTACCCGGCGAAGCTGGCCGAGGGCTCGATCGTGCGCGAGGTGTACGACGGCAAGGAGTACGTCGAGGAGCGCCACCGCCACCGCTACGAGGTGAACAACGCCTACCGTGCGGAGCTGGAGAAGAAGGCGGGCATCCTGTTCTCCGGCACGTCGCCCGACGGCAAGCTCGTGGAGTACGTCGAGTACCCGCGCGAAGCGCATCCTTACCTGGTCGCCACCCAGGCGCACCCCGAGCTGCGCTCGCGGCCGACGCGTCCGCACCCGCTCTTCGCCAGCCTGGTGAAGGCGGCCGTGGAGCGTCAGCGGGCCGAGGGCGTGCGGAAGATCGCGAAGTAACACAAGGGTTGTACGGTGGCCGGGGCGCGCGCATTCAAAAGGATCGCGCCCCGGCCGCCGGCGCATGTGGAGGGACAGGGCATGACGATCAAGGACACCCCCGAGGCATGGGAGATCCGGGCGACGGAGACCCCCTTCGTGGGCAACAAGACCTCCGTCCGCACGGACGAGGTGGTCATGCCCGACGGCTCGGTGGCCCGCCGCGACTACCAGGTCCACCCCGGCTCGGTCGCCGTCCTCGCCCTGGACGAGGAGGACCGGGTGCTGCTCATCAAGCAGTACCGCCACCCGGTGCGGTACAAGCTGTGGGAGA from Streptomyces roseochromogenus subsp. oscitans DS 12.976 encodes the following:
- a CDS encoding NAD kinase; translated protein: MTQNLARTVFLLAHTGRPAAIRSAELVVKGLLRHDIGVRVLEEEARDLPLPDEVVLVKEATPQCLDGCELLIVLGGDGTLLRGAEFARASGVPMLGVNLGRVGFLAEAERDDLDRVVDRVVARSYEVEERMTVDVVVHRNGDLVHTDWALNEAAVQKAGAEKLLEVVLEIDGRPVSEFGCDGVILSTPTGSTAYAFSAGGPVVWPEVEALLMVPISAHALFAKPLVTSPDSVLAVEVLPHISPGVLWCDGRRTVELPPGARVEVRRGAVPVRLARLHHSSFTDRLVAKFALPTTGWRGAPH
- the recN gene encoding DNA repair protein RecN, whose product is MVCSVLEEMRIRSLGVIDDAVVELSPGFTAVTGETGAGKTMVVTSLGLLLGGRADPALVRIGAEKAVVEGRVSVPADAAAVVRAEEAGAELDDGSLLISRTVSAEGRSRAHLGGRSVPVGLLAELADDLVAVHGQTDQQGLLKLSRQRQALDRYAGDAVAVPLAKYTEAYRRLRAVSAELEEITTRARERAQEADMLRYGLEEIAAVEPRAGEDVELAEEAERLGHAEALSSAATAAHAGLAGNPEDPEGIDASTLVAGAHRALEAVRSHDPALASLADRIGEIGILLGDVAGELAGYADDLDADPLRLAAVEERRAALNALTRKYGDDINAVLAWAEQGAARLTELDGDDERLEELTAERDALRTELGGLAQALTDARAEAAERFAAAVTAELASLAMPHARVSFAIRQTEDPEGVEVGGRAVAYGPSGVDEVELLLAPHPGAPPRPIAKGASGGELSRVMLAVEVVFAGTDPVPTYLFDEVDAGVGGKAAVEIGRRLAKLARTAQVVVVTHLPQVAAFADRQLLVEKTNDGSVTRSGVKVLEGEERIRELSRMLAGQEDSETARAHAEELLATARADG
- a CDS encoding glycosyltransferase family 4 protein — translated: MSPLSSNAPHGQSTLRTVQVLGGGNAASGAHVRSLAEGLVARGVRVTVCAPVDADRAYDFSGAGAEHVHVPRSSDPASVAALRAVCTDADLVHAHGLHASFRSVLALSGRRTPLVVTWHDRAQAQGARAQFLRLLERRVVRTASVVLGTSSDLVDRARSTGARDARLAAVGLPGQRRPVVLDDPDRLRPKVRAELGATGRPLLIAVGSLDRHRGYDVLLDAARAWRDLDPVPLLVIAGEGPQRPALQRRIEDEGLPVRLIGRREDVPELLAAADLALLTSSWESRSVLAQEALYARVPLVATRVGGIPDLVGDAAELVPYGDPVALAATVVRLLADPGRREELRESGVRQAAGWPTEDETVAQVLSVYDELTQPRPLA
- a CDS encoding PucR family transcriptional regulator, yielding RLDIDLLLWRLRDHPDLAAFVDRAIGPLRDHDHRSKPPLLPTLETYLAHAGRKAETARELHLNRQTLYNRLARIGELLGTDLDDPQTVLALSLALRARRHVS
- a CDS encoding PucR family transcriptional regulator ligand-binding domain-containing protein, with protein sequence MDSRTDNRFDTQGAGITVQRALELPGLRSGLPEILAGADRLGRTVRWVHAGEVPNIASLLKGGELLLTTGYGLGTRPAEQRAFVRTLAERGIAALVVELGPRFTRLPAALVDTARAAGLPLVQLHREVPFVTVTEEIHTEIVNGHYALLQRAEEVHRRCTEALLGGGGVPQVLGILAGF
- a CDS encoding FAD-binding oxidoreductase; translation: MASPSKARTALAGLRADLAGEVFAPQDRGYDEARAVFNAMIDRRPAVIAQCAHATDVVRAVRFARDLDLPIAVRGGGHSVAGSALGDGALVVDLRRMHEVTVDPAAEAVRIEGGATMSRLDRATQPYGLATTGGRASTTGIGGFVLGGGTGWLDRAFGLAVDNLLGVELVTADAERVHANADENPELFWALHGGGGNFGIATALTLELHELPVFSVALLMYRPRFGPEVIRTFRDIVLGGPDEAGGAVLYVTGPPEAFVPPELIGKLLCGLLLTYAGDEEGMRKLAEPLLALPHEVEVAGAMPYADVQCMLDFPAGLRNYWSAEYLTGLPDELVNAFCARADSMPVPTGSQQILFPQGGAIAAGPHAYPVPYRDAPWAAHPFGIWADPAEDERAIAWVRGVCADVRPWSTGDVYLNFIGDEGPERVRAGLGEGNTLRLEKVKRRYDPDNVFRFNHNIKPI
- a CDS encoding glycoside hydrolase family 15 protein translates to MAGRIEDYALIGDMQTAALVCRDGTVDWLCLPRFDSHAIFAGLLGTEEHGFWRLGPAHAADAQPPSAARRSYRGDSLVLESEWDTPRGTVRVTDFMPPREGAPQLIRIVEGVTGRVPMRSALRMRFSYGRVVPWVHKHEGRTVAVAGPDSVWFDTEAETFGKSLTTYADFTVAPGDRIAFTISWQPSHKEPPPLPEPEASLEATEDFWREWVEHCTYHGPYREAVVRSLITLKALTYAPTGGIVAAPTTSLPEDIGGVRNWDYRYTWLRDAAITLSSLLRTGYREEARAWREWLLRAVAGDPENLQIMYGIAGERELGEAELDWLPGYEASAPVRVGNGAAHQLQLDVYGEVTEALHLAHMTGLARNDYAALLQLKLIRYLEDHWQEPDEGIWEVRGPRRHFVHSKVMAWVAVDRTIKLIESGDADGPLERWKELRDDIHRDVCEKGYDKERNTFTQSYGSQELDASLLLIPQMGFLPPDDKRVIGTIEAIQRELSTPDGFILRYPTEGAHAGVDGLPGDEGAFLACSFWMADDLAMIGRVDEARKLFEKLLALRNDLGLLAEEWDPRLQRQVGNFPQAFSHVPLIDTALRLTASGAYGG